Within the Streptomyces sp. R41 genome, the region GTACGCGGCCGACACCAGGCCGAGCGCGAGCGCCACCTTGCCGTATGTGCCGCCGGGGATCTCCGTGCCCGGGAACGCCAACGGTACGGCGACACCCACGAAGACGAAGATCAGCAGGGCGGGCAGGCCGCGGAAGATCTCGATGTAGATACCGGCGAGCCAGCGGTAGGGGCCCACCGGGGACAGCCGCATCAGGGCGATGACCATGCCGAGCACGAGACCGACGACGAAGCCGGACATCGTGTAGAGCACGGTGTTCTTCAGCGCCAGTGTGATGACGTCCGGGAACATCTTCTTGACCAGGTCCCACTGCGCGAACTGGTTCTTCAGCCGATCCCAGTCGGCCGTGACCGCGAAGGCGATCACGGCGGCGACGAAGACGACGTACTGCACGCCACGCGACAGGGCGCGCTTCTGACGTCGGGTCAGGCCGGTCCTGCGGGGCTGGACTTGTG harbors:
- a CDS encoding amino acid ABC transporter permease; its protein translation is MSGADAQVQPRRTGLTRRQKRALSRGVQYVVFVAAVIAFAVTADWDRLKNQFAQWDLVKKMFPDVITLALKNTVLYTMSGFVVGLVLGMVIALMRLSPVGPYRWLAGIYIEIFRGLPALLIFVFVGVAVPLAFPGTEIPGGTYGKVALALGLVSAAYMAETIRAGIQAVPKGQMEAARSLGFSHTRAMVSIVIPQAFRIVIPPLTNELVLLFKDSSLVLFLGVTLEERELTKFGRDLASQTANSTPILVAGLCYLLVTVPLGFVVRRLEAKAGEATK